A genomic window from Daphnia carinata strain CSIRO-1 chromosome 9, CSIRO_AGI_Dcar_HiC_V3, whole genome shotgun sequence includes:
- the LOC130688913 gene encoding katanin p60 ATPase-containing subunit A-like 1 produces the protein MQSKMSTSIAEICENTKLAREAALLGNYETAGVYYQGVVQQIHRLLPTITDPTHKGRWQTAQQQLAYEYEQLRSIQSTFNSFKSDNHTDRPIGPARNIAYEESNHDPDVWGSPQPRDPDVWPSPTPAEHRPPPPVRPRPTNKKTEMTAPKPPPSRGGKPPSGAVAAAGKKPLESRFSRANKDDKGSGSSKSAPPKGKESKSEENKDEKIVEEENQERRFDGSGYDKDLVDMLERDIVQKDPNVHWSDIADLSEAKRLLEEAVVLPMWMPEFFKGIRRPWKGVLMVGPPGTGKTMLAKAVATECGTTFFNVSSSTLTSKYRGESEKLVRLLFEMARFYAPSTIFVDEIDSMCSRRGSESEHEASRRVKSELLVQMDGISSQSEDPSKVVMVLAATNFPWDIDEALRRRLEKRIYIPLPTREGRLALLHINLREVKVAEDGVDLDAIAELLDGYSGADITNVCRDASMMSMRRRIAGLRPDQIRQLAKEELDLPVTMEDFMAAVEKCNKSVSADDLERYERWMREFGSS, from the exons ATGCAAAGTAAAATGTCTACATCAATTGCAGAAATCTGTGAAAACACCAAACTGGCACGAGAAGCAGCCCTTTTGGGAAACTACGAGACTGCAGGTGTTTACTATCAGGGAGTTGTGCAGCAAATTCACCGCCTCTTACCAACCATAACTGATCCCACTCATAAGGGAAGGTGGCAGACT GCCCAGCAGCAGCTTGCTTATGAATATGAACAACTCAGAAGTATTCAGAGCACTTTCAATTCTTTCAAATCTGACAACCACACTGATCGTCCTATAGGACCTGCAAGGAATATTGCTTATGAAGAATCTAACCACGATCCAGACGTGTGGGGATCCCCTCAGCCCAGAGACCCCGACGTTTGGCCGTCCCCCACCCCAGCTGAACACAG GCCACCGCCACCGGTTCGACCTCGACCAACCAACAAAAAGACAGAAATGACTGCCCCCAAACCACCTCCGAGTCGCGGGGGAAAACCACCGTCCGGAGCGGTTGCTGCAGCAGGAAAGAAACCGCTCGAATCTCGTTTCTCCAGAGCAAACAAAGATGACAAAGGAAGTGGTTCTAGCAAATCCGCACCACCTAAAGGCAAAGAATCCaaatcagaagaaaacaaagatgaaaaaattgtcgaagaagaaaatcaagaaCGGAGATTTGATGGGTCTGGATATGACAAGGACTTGGTCGACATGTTAG aaAGGGATATTGTACAAAAGGATCCGAACGTCCATTGGTCCGACATCGCCGATTTGTCCGAGGCTAAACGTCTTCTTGAAGAAGCAGTCGTTTTACCGATGTGGATGCCTGAATTCTTCAAG GGGATAAGACGCCCGTGGAAAGGCGTCTTGATGGTCGGCCCTCCAGGCACGGGAAAAACAATGTTGGCGAAAGCTGTTGCCACCGAGTGTGGGACcactttttttaatgtatcTTCGTCCACGTTGACTTCGAAATATCGAGGAGAATCGGAGAAACTTGTACGCCTGCTTTTTGAGATGGCCCGCTTCTATGCGCCTAGCACGATTTTTGTCGACGAGATTGATTCGATGTGTTCGAGACGAGGTTCCGAATCGGAACATGAAGCGTCACGCCGTGTCAAGTCAGAGCTCTTAGTCCAGATGGATGGCATCAGCTCGCAAAGCGAAGACCCCAGCAAAGTGGTTATGGTGTTGGCTGCGACGAACTTTCCTTGGGATATTGACGAGGCTTTGCGAAGACGACTTGAAAAACGGATTTACATACCACTGCCCACAC GAGAAGGAAGATTGGCCTTGTTACATATCAATCTTCGTGAAGTTAAAGTAGCAGAAGACGGCGTGGATCTGGATGCTATAGCGGAGTTGCTGGATGGATATTCGGGTGCTGATATTACCAATGTTtgcag GGATGCTTCTATGATGTCAATGAGAAGACGAATTGCAGGTCTTCGCCCCGACCAAATTCGCCAATTAGCCAAAGAGGAACTCGATCTGCCCGTCACTATGGAAGATTTTATGGCAGCAGTTGAGAAGTGCAACAAGAGTGTTTCTGCTGACGATTTGGAACGATACGAACGCTGGATGCGTGAGTTTGGGTCTTCTTAG